In one window of Zingiber officinale cultivar Zhangliang chromosome 11A, Zo_v1.1, whole genome shotgun sequence DNA:
- the LOC122031945 gene encoding cytokinin riboside 5'-monophosphate phosphoribohydrolase LOG1-like produces MEEVTVAESRFKRVCVFCGSSPGKRSSYQHAAVELGKELVARKVDLVYGGGSVGLMGLVAEAVHSGGGHVIGIIPRTLMRKELTGEQRFGEVMSVASMHQRKAEMARHSDAFIALPGGYGTLEELLETISFAQLGIHRKPVGLLNVDGYYDSLLAFIDKAVEDGFIQPFQRHLFVSAPNAKDLVRELEQFAPVDDAVVSELSWQQEQVGLNSTLQAEIAR; encoded by the exons ATGGAAGAGGTAACGGTGGCGGAATCGAGGTTCAAGAGAGTGTGTGTCTTCTGCGGCAGCAGCCCGGGAAAGCGGAGCTCGTACCAGCACGCCGCCGTCGAGCTCGGCAAGGAACTG GTAGCGAGGAAGGTGGATCTGGTGTACGGCGGAGGCAGTGTGGGCCTCATGGGGTTGGTCGCCGAAGCTGTTCACTCCGGCGGCGGCCATGTCATCGG GATCATTCCGCGGACCCTGATGCGCAAAGAG TTGACCGGAGAGCAGAGGTTCGGGGAGGTGATGTCGGTGGCGAGCATGCACCAGCGCAAGGCCGAAATGGCCCGTCACTCTGACGCCTTCATCGCACTCCCTG GCGGCTACGGAACGCTCGAGGAGCTGCTCGAGACCATCTCCTTCGCTCAGCTCGGCATCCACCGGAAGCCC GTTGGCTTGCTCAACGTGGACGGCTACTACGACTCTCTGCTCGCCTTTATCGACAAGGCCGTGGAGGACGGCTTCATCCAGCCTTTCCAGCGCCACCTCTTCGTTTCCGCCCCCAATGCCAAAGATCTCGTCCGAGAGCTCGAGCAATTCGCCCCCGTCGACGACGCCGTGGTTTCCGAGCTCAGCTGGCAGCAGGAGCAAGTGGGACTCAACTCCACTCTCCAAGCTGAGATCGCCCGGTAG